Proteins found in one Physeter macrocephalus isolate SW-GA chromosome 17, ASM283717v5, whole genome shotgun sequence genomic segment:
- the AKTIP gene encoding AKT-interacting protein isoform X2 encodes MNPFWSMSTSSVRKRSDGEEKTLTGDVKTSPPRTAPKKQLPSIPKNALPITKPSSPAPATQSANGTHASYGPFYLEYSLLAEFTLVVKQKLPGVYVQPSYRSALMWFGVIFIRHGLYQDGVFKFTVYIPDNYPDGDCPRLVFDIPVFHPLVDPTSGELDVKRAFAKWRRNHNHIWQVLMYARRVFYKIDTASPLNPEAAVLYEKDIQLFKSKVVDSVKVCTAHLFDQPKIEDPYAISFSPWNPSVHDEAREKMLTQKKPEEQHNKSVHVAGLSWVKPGSVQPFSKEEKTVAT; translated from the exons ATGAACCCTTTCTGGAGCATGTCTACAAGCTCTGTACGCAAA CGATCTGATGGTGAAGAAAAGACATTAACAGGGGATGTGAAAACCAGTCCTCCACGCACTGCTCCAAAGAAACAGCTGCCTTCTATTCCCAAAAATGCTTTGCCCATAACTAAGCCTTCATCGCCTGCCCCGGCAACACAGTCAGCAAATGGCACGCATGCTTCTTATGGACCTTTCTACCTGGAATACTCCCTTCTTGCGGAATT TACCTTGGTTGTGAAGCAGAAGTTACCTGGTGTCTATGTGCAGCCATCTTATCGATCTGCATTAA TGTGGTTTGGAGTAATATTCATACGGCATGGACTTTATCAAGATGGTGTATTTAAGTTTACAGTTTACATCCCCGATAACTACCCAGATGGTGACTGTCCA CGTTTGGTGTTTGATATTCCCGTCTTTCACCCGCTAGTTGATCCCACCTCAGGTGAACTGGATGTGAAGAGAGCATTTGCAAAATGGAG GCGGAACCATAATCATATTTGGCAAGTACTGATGTATGCAAGGAGAGTTTTCTACAAGATTGATACAGCAAGCCCCCTAAACCCAGAGGCTGCAGTACT GTACGAAAAAGatattcagctttttaaaagtaaagtggTTGACAGTGTTAAGGTGTGCACTGCTCATTTGTTTGACCAACCTAAAATAGAAGACCCCTATGCAATTAG cTTTTCTCCATGGAATCCTTCTGTACATGATGAAGCCAGAGAGAAGATGCTAACTCAGAAA AAGCCTGaagaacagcacaataaaagtgTTCACGTTGCTGGCCTGTCATGGGTAAAGCCTGGCTCAGTACAACCTTTCAGTAAAGAAGAGAAAACGGTAGCAACTTAA
- the AKTIP gene encoding AKT-interacting protein isoform X1 yields MNPFWSMSTSSVRKRSDGEEKTLTGDVKTSPPRTAPKKQLPSIPKNALPITKPSSPAPATQSANGTHASYGPFYLEYSLLAEFTLVVKQKLPGVYVQPSYRSALMWFGVIFIRHGLYQDGVFKFTVYIPDNYPDGDCPRLVFDIPVFHPLVDPTSGELDVKRAFAKWRRNHNHIWQVLMYARRVFYKIDTASPLNPEAAVLYEKDIQLFKSKVVDSVKVCTAHLFDQPKIEDPYAISFSPWNPSVHDEAREKMLTQKKKPEEQHNKSVHVAGLSWVKPGSVQPFSKEEKTVAT; encoded by the exons ATGAACCCTTTCTGGAGCATGTCTACAAGCTCTGTACGCAAA CGATCTGATGGTGAAGAAAAGACATTAACAGGGGATGTGAAAACCAGTCCTCCACGCACTGCTCCAAAGAAACAGCTGCCTTCTATTCCCAAAAATGCTTTGCCCATAACTAAGCCTTCATCGCCTGCCCCGGCAACACAGTCAGCAAATGGCACGCATGCTTCTTATGGACCTTTCTACCTGGAATACTCCCTTCTTGCGGAATT TACCTTGGTTGTGAAGCAGAAGTTACCTGGTGTCTATGTGCAGCCATCTTATCGATCTGCATTAA TGTGGTTTGGAGTAATATTCATACGGCATGGACTTTATCAAGATGGTGTATTTAAGTTTACAGTTTACATCCCCGATAACTACCCAGATGGTGACTGTCCA CGTTTGGTGTTTGATATTCCCGTCTTTCACCCGCTAGTTGATCCCACCTCAGGTGAACTGGATGTGAAGAGAGCATTTGCAAAATGGAG GCGGAACCATAATCATATTTGGCAAGTACTGATGTATGCAAGGAGAGTTTTCTACAAGATTGATACAGCAAGCCCCCTAAACCCAGAGGCTGCAGTACT GTACGAAAAAGatattcagctttttaaaagtaaagtggTTGACAGTGTTAAGGTGTGCACTGCTCATTTGTTTGACCAACCTAAAATAGAAGACCCCTATGCAATTAG cTTTTCTCCATGGAATCCTTCTGTACATGATGAAGCCAGAGAGAAGATGCTAACTCAGAAA AAGAAGCCTGaagaacagcacaataaaagtgTTCACGTTGCTGGCCTGTCATGGGTAAAGCCTGGCTCAGTACAACCTTTCAGTAAAGAAGAGAAAACGGTAGCAACTTAA